Within the Paraburkholderia flagellata genome, the region CGCTTTCTGTATCTGAACAACAACTACCATCTCGTGCATCACGATCTGCCGCGCTTGCCGTGGTTTCAACTGCCGCGCGCCTACCGTATGCGGCGCGACGACTATCGGCACAAGTGCGGTGGTTTCGTGATCGAAGGCTACGCCGCGCTGCTCAGGCGCTACGCGTGGCGCGCGACGGATGCACCCGCGCATCCGTTCGGCGATAACGCGGCGCAGTGACGTTCACTGGCGGAACCGTTTGAAAAAGCGGCGAATGTCGGCGGCGAGAAGATCGGGTTCTTCCATTGCAGCGAAATGGCCGCCGCGTGGCATGTCGGTCCATTGCACGATGTCGAGCACACGCTCGAGCCACGACCGTGGCGGGTGATTGATCTCCTTCGGAAAGCGCGCGAATGCGACCGGCGGCACCACGCGTTGCCCGGCAGCGAAACGGCTGCAGACGGTTTTCCCAATACATCTGCATCGACGTGCCAATACTGCCTGTGAACCAATACAGTGAAAGGTCCGTAAGCAAGGTGTCCTTCGAGAACCGGCGCTCGATTACGCCGTCGCAGTCGCTCCATGCGCGAAACTTCTCGCCGACCCACGCGGCAAGTCCCGCGGGCGAGTCATTGAGCGCCGCCGCTGCGGTTTGCGGCTTCGTCGCGTGCATGTGCGCATATCCACCCTCCAGCGCTGCCCAGTCGGCCTTTTCTCGCAGATAGTCCTGTTCCGCCGGGGTGAGCGGGGCTTGCCCATCGATTGCGGTTTCGTACGAAGTGGGCAGGAAGTTCAGGTGGATTCCTTCCACGGCCTGGCTGTGGCGCGCGGCTAGCGCGATAGACACACCCGCGCCGAGGTCGCCCCCTTGCGCGCCGAAGCGCTCGTAGCCGAGACCGCGCATGAGCGCGGCCCACAGGTCTGCTACCTGGAACGCGGAGGAGCCGGGCGCGGCCGGCGCGGGCGAAAAGGCAAAGCCCGGCAGCGACGGGACAACGACGTCGAACGCATCGGCTGGGTCCGCGCCGAATGCGGCGGGGTCGCATAGCCGGTCGAGCAGCGCGTGGAATTCGAAGAACGAGCCCGGCCAACCGTGCGTGATCACGAGCGGGTAGGGCTTCGGGCCCGCGCCGCGCCGATGCACGAAGTGCACCCTTTGGCCAACCGCGCCGCCCGTACTGCCTGCGCCATCCACTTCGGCCATGAACTGCGGCAGCTGGTTCAGCGCGCGTTCGGCGGTGCGCCAGTCGTATTCGTCTGCCCAATACGCGACGAGTTCGCGCAGCCATGCATCGTCGGCCCCTTGTTGCCAGGCCGGCGAGGGCGTAGCGTTGGCCCAGCGAGTGGCGCGCAAACGCCGGCGCAGGTCGTCGATTGCCTCATCGGGAACGCGAATTTCGAATGGGTCGATATGCATGGTGGTTCATCCACGTGATGTCAGGCCAACGAGCGGATCATTATGAGCGCATTCTCCACCGCGCATCGGCCGCCCCTGAGGACCCTTCGAATTCCCTCCATCGCTTACCAGATGTTTATCGAGGCATCCGTTTTGTTTATCAGCATTTCGAAAATACTGCGGGGCATCTTTGGCAGCGCGAGGCGCGGCGCAAACGCCAGGACGTCCGTGGTTTGCGGCATTCCCGGCCGTCGGCGGCCGCGCGCGTTGACTGGCACGCGCGCTGTTTTTCGCGCAATCTAGGTAATTGCCCTGGCTACTAGCGCGGTGGGGCCAATTCGTACCGTAGCGCAACGATTCGAATCAGCAGCAGGGGTCTCAATGATCATCGACATTCACGGGCACTACACCACGGCGCCCAAAGCGCTGGAGGCGTGGCGCAAACGCCAGATAGCGGGCATCGCCAATCCGTCCGAGATGCCCAGGGCATCGGAGCTGAAGATCGGCGACGACGAATTGCGCGAATCGATCGAACTCAATCAACTGAAGCTGATGCGCGAGCGCGGTCTCGATCTCACGATTTTCAGTCCGCGCGCGAGTTTCATGGCCCATCATATTGGCGGCTTCCAGGTGTCGAGCACGTGGGCCGCGATCTGCAACGAGCTGTGCCACCGCGTGAGCGAGCTCTTTCCTGCGCATTTCGTGCCGGCCGCGATGCTGCCGCAAAGCCCGGGCGTCGATCCCGCCACGTGCGTTGAGGAACTCGTCAAATGCGTGGAGCAGTACGGCAACGTGGCGGTCAACCTGAATCCCGATCCCTCGGGCGGACACTGGACGAGCCCGCCGCTTTCGGACCGCTACTGGTACCCGATCTACGAGAAGCTCGTCGAATACGACATTCCCGCGATGATCCACGTGAGCACGAGCTGCAACGCGTGTTTCCACACCACGGGCGCGCACTACCTGAACGCGGATACGACCGCCTTCATGCAGTGCCTCACGTCGGACCTGTTCCGCGATTTCCCCACGCTGCGTTTTGTGATTCCGCACGGCGGCGGCGCGGTGCCTTACCACTGGGGACGCTTTCGGGGCCTGGCGCAGGAGCTGAAAAAGCCGCCGCTCAACGAGCATTTGCTGAATAACGTGTTCTTCGACACCTGCGTGTATCACCAGCCCGGCATCGATCTGCTCACGCGTGTGATTCCCGTCGACAACATTCTGTTCGCCAGCGAGATGATCGGCGCGGTGCGTGGCGTCGACCCCGAGACTGGCCACTACTACGACGACACGAAGCGCTATATCGAAGCCGCGCACGTCGATGCCGCGGACCGCTACAAGATCTACGAAGGCAACGCGAGGCGCGTATATCCGCGTCTGAACGCGCGGCTCAAGGCAAAGGGCTTGTGAGCGCGTACGCGGCGGCTCGCATTCCGGGCGCAACCAGCGAGGCTCAATATCAGGTGGCCTCGCTCCCTCTCGATTGAAACGGAAGTCAATGACAAAGGAAGACGTGAAAAGCGATGCCGCGCTGGCCGGTGTCGGGTCGATGGCGACGCGCCTCCTGCTTGCGGGTCTCGCCGAGCAATACACGCGCGAAACGGGGCAGCGGCTGACTGTTGCCGCAATAGGTGGCGTGGACGCCGCGCGGCGCGTGCAAGCGGGCGAGGCGTTCGATTTCGCCGTGCTGGCCACGGCGGCGATCGAGCGCCTGGCGGCGGGCGGGCACCTCGTGGGCGCACGCACGGACGTCGTGCGCTCCGGCATGGCGGCGGCCGTCGCCGCTGGCGCGGCGCACCCGGATATCGGCACTGAAGGCGCACTGCGCGAGACGATTCTGCGCGCGGCGCGCATCGGCTATTCGACGGGGCCGAGCGGCGACCATTTGCTGGGCCTGCTCGAGCGCTGGGGCGTGGCCGAAACGCTCGCACCGCGCCTCGTGATGGCGCAACCGGGTGTGCCGGTGGCGAGCCTCATCGCGGATGGCGACGTCGAGATCGGGTTTCAGCAATTGAGTGAGCTAAAAGATGTGCCGGGCGTGGACGTCGTCGGACCGCTTCCCGACGGGGCTCAACTCGTCACGGTCTTTTCCGCGGCGATCTGCGTGGTGTCCCGGCAGCGGCGGGCGGCGGCGGACTTCCTTGCGTTCCTGGGGTCGGAACGCGCCGAGGCGACCAAGCGGGCGTTTGGCATGGAGCCCGCGGGCGGCGCGGAGTACGGGCGGTAGCGGAGCAGCAGCGCAGAAGAGCACGAGCAAGGCGGCAATAAGCGAAACCGAAGGAGCAATAAGACGATTAGATTGGACATCCCATGTCGCGTCGTCTACGCGTTTACGTTAATTAGATATCCTAATCAGAAAAAACAGAATCGGAGGCGTGAAAAGTGAATCAGAAGAACACCCATACGTACAACATCAGGAGGCAAGCATGAAAAACCCGCATACCCGGCGGCTTTTCACGAGCGCGCGCGCTCGTGCAGCCTCGCTGCTTTCACTGTTCGTCATCTTCTCGGCGGCCACGCTCGTCGCTGCATGCGGCAGCGGCGGCAGCGGCAGCAGCAGCGGCGACGCAGCGAAAGCGCCGCTCGCAGTCGTGGCGCCCGTAGTGGATTGCTCCAAGCTGGCTTCGGTCGATATCACCGATATTGGCGGTTCGGGCAGCACGATTACGTCGGCCACCGTGACCACGGCGACCATCAACGGTGCTTCGGTCAACTTCTGTACCGTGAAGGGCACGCTCGCGCCTTCGAATACCTTCGAAGTGGCGCTGCCGGTGAGCACGTGGACGCAGCGCTTTGCGGCGCTGGGCTGCGGGGGCTTGTGCGGCAACCTGAGCGATCCGACCCAGCAGTCGTCGTTCAGCTTCAGCTACACGTGCCCGCTCGTGCAGGAAGGCGGCTTCGTGACGGCGGCGACGGACATGGGCCACTCGGGCAACGACTCGTCGTGGACGACGGACCCGCAAAAGCAGGCCGATTTCGCGTATCGCGGACAGCACATCACGACGCTCACGGCGGAAAAGCTCATCAAGGCTTATTACGGGCAGACGCAAAAGTACGCGTACTTCATCGGTTGCTCGGACGGCGGCCGCGAAGCGCTCATGGCTGCGCAACGCTACCCGAACGACTATAACGGCATCATCGCGGGCGCTCCGGCGGCGCACTTCCAGATCCAGAACTCGCTGTATCACGGCTGGAGCGTGGAGTCGCAAAGCACGACCGGCGACAGCACCGGAAACGCCACGCTTTACGCAGACAAGGCGCTCGTGCTGCACAAGGCAGTCGTGGCAGCTTGCGGCGGCCAGGCGGGCGTCCCCGACGGCCTGATCGCCGATCCGCGCACCTGCAATTTCGATCCCGCATCGATCCAGTGTGCGCAGGGCGCGACGAACACGAGCAACTGTCTGACGGCAGCCGAAGTCGCCACCGCGAGCAAGATCTATGGCGGACCGGTGGACGCGACAACCGGCGAGCGCATGCTGGCGGGCTCCCCGCAGATGGGTTCGGAAGAGAACTGGGTAGGCGTGGAAGTGCCGACGACGAACTCGACGGCCGCACCGGTTTCGGTGAAGAACCTGTTCAGCTACATGATCGTGACGGGCGCCTATAACCTGATCTTCACGGGCTCGCCCACCATGCCGACCATCGACACGTTCGGCTACACGGATGCGAGTTTCTACCCGACCTACCTGCAGGCCAACCATCCGCTGATGGACGCGACGAGCCCCGACCTCTCGGCATTCAAAAAGGCGGGCGGCAAGCTGATCCTGTGGCACGGCTGGGCGGATCAACACATTTCGCCGCTCTTCACGATCCAGTACTTCGAGGCCGTGCAGAACACGATGGGCGCCTCGAACGTGAGCGATTTCGCGCGCCTGTACGTCGTGCCTGGCGTGGCGCACTGCGGCGGCGGCGAAGGCTTCCCGAACATCGACCTCGTCTCGCAGATCACGGCGTGGGCCGAGCAGGGCACGGCGCCGAACGCGGTCATGACGTACCAGACCGATTCGTCGAACAACGTGACGGCCAGCCGCCCCGTTTATCCGTATCCGGCCGTCGCGCAGTTCACGGGCACCGGCGACTGGCACCTCGGCGCCAACTGGACGCAGGGCGCACCGCTGTACAACCAGCCCACGCATGCCTGGGCGGGCTCGAGCTTCTATACAACGTACACGCCGACTACGCAGGGGGTTGCCGCACCTTGACGGAAAATCCCGGCAAACTCGCATGATTCACAGTTGAACCTGCCAGCCCTTCGGGGCTGGCTTCGTTTGCATTGCGATAAATGAATCGCATGGTAAATGCGCGGTAGTGGCGGCGAGTCGTATCGCGGCGCCCCCCGGCGATGTAGCGGCAACTGAATTCCGCACGATCGTCCGGCACGTTTGCGAATCCTTTCGGAGAGCATCGATTTTGTTTATCACGCTGGGTTCGATTCCAGCCGCAGGCCGCGACAGGCAAAGCGCGGGCTGATTGCGCCCGGCCTTTACGCGGCGCGGCTTCCAGGGCGATATCGCCGGTGCGGGCGTGCCGAAATTGCCCATGCGGATGGGCATTTACGTATCCAATATGTGGTTAACCCGCACTTTCAGGCGAGGGGTTGGCCACCTATCGTGCCCCCGACGGATAGCAGTTCGTAGAAATTCGACTCGGGCACGAGCGAGCGGCAGACCATAGAACGGACAGGAGACGACAGATGTCTGGCAGCAAAACAATTGATATCAAGGCGTTCATCGACGAACGCCACATTTCGGCCTACCAGTGGCTTCTGGTGGCGCTGTGCTTTCTCGCGGTGACAGCAGACGGCATGGACGTGGCCATCATGGGGTTCGTGGCGCCGTCCATCATTCACGATTGGGGCATTTCGCGCCCCGAGTTCGGGCTCGTCATGAGCGCGGCGCCCATCGGCCTCGTGATCGGCGCGCTGGCCGCCGGCCCCGCCTCCGACCGCGTCGGCCGCAAGTGGGTGCTGATTACCTCCGTGTTCCTCTTCGGCGTGTTCACGATCCTCACGTCGTTCACGCAGTCGCCGGTTTCCATGGCTGTGCTGCGCGTGCTGACCGGCATCGGTCTTGGCGCAGCCATGCCGAACTCCACGACGCTGCTCTCGGAGTACTCGCCGCAACGCCGCCGCGCGCTGCTCATCACGATCATGTTCACGGGCTTTAACCTCGGCTCGGCATTGATCGGCTTCGCGGCGGGCTGGCTCGTGCCGAACCATGGCTGGCGCGCGGTGTTGATCTTCGGCGGCGCCATTCCGCTCGCACTCGTGCCGCTGCAGGCCTGGCTGCTGCCGGAATCGGCGCGTCTGCTCGCCGTGCGGGGCGCCACGAGCAAGCGCATCGCCGCGACGCTTAACCGCGTGACTGGCGCCAACTTCGCGGGCGACGAGAATTTCGTCTCGACGGAACCGCCGCTGCCCACGCGCAAGCCGATTGGCGTGCTGTTCTCGCAAGGCTATGGCGTGATGACCCTCGCGCTGTGGGTCACGTATTTCATGGGCCTGCTCGTGATCTATCTGCTCACGGGTTGGCTGCCCACGCTGATCAAGGACGCGGGCCTCTCCATCACGGTGGCGGCGAACGTCACGGCCATGTTCCAGATTGGCGGCACGATCGGCGCGGTGCTGGTGGGCTGGATCATGGACAAGGTGCGTCCGGCGCGCGTAATCAGCGCGGCATATGTCGGCGGCGGTATTTGTGTACTGGCGCTGGCCGGCGTGGGCGCGCTTTCCTCGTCGCTCGCGCTGCTGGTATTCGCCGCGGGCTTCTGCATGAGCGGTGCGCAAACGGGCCTCAACGCCTACGCACCGGGCCGCTATCCGACGGTTGCGCGTGCAACGGGTGTGAGCTGGATGCTGGGCATGGGCCGCTTCGGCAGCATTTTCGGCTCGGCCATTGGCGGCGCGCTGCTGGGCCTTGGCTGGGAATTCGCCGCGATTCTCGCGATGCTCGCCGTACCGGCCGTGCTCGCAGCGATGGCGATCCTGGTTTCGCAGCGTGCGCGTCATTCGGAACCGGCTACGCAGGTGAGCGCAGCACACTGAGTTTTTGATCTGGCAAGTGCGCTGAATTGAGCGGCGCGGCGGTGCGGATTGCACTGCCGCGCCGTTTTTTTGTTGTGTGCAGGAATGAGAGACGCGGCCTTCGTTCAGCGAGTTAGATCCTGAACGCCCCCACCGTTTCGATCACGGTTTGCGCATTCCTGCCGAGCGTATTGGCCGAAATCGAAAAGTGATTCACGAGCGCGCTGTCCTGTTGCGTGAGCGCTTCGATGTGATCCAAAGCCTGTTTGATCTCGGCAATGCCAGCGCTTTGCTCGCCGGTCGCGGTATTGATTTCGTCGATTAGCACATTGACGTCGCGCACTGCCTGCACCGCCTGCTGCATCTTTTCGCGGGCCGTTTCAGTGAGTTGGCAACCTTCCTGGACCTTCTGTGTCGAGTCGACGATGAGGCCGGCGATTTCCTTGGCCGCCACGGCCGCGCGGCCCGCGAGATTGCGCACCTCGCTTGCCACCACCGCGAAGCCGCGCCCATGCTCGCCTGCGCGCGCCGCTTCTACGGCCGCGTTGAGCGCGAGAATATTGGTCTGGAAGGAAATCCCTTCGATCACCTGAATGATCTCGCCAATCTTGCGGGAGGCCTCGGTGATGCCCTGCATCGTCACTGTCATGGCTTCCACGGCGCGGCCGCTGTCTTCGGTAATCGCGCGTGCGCGGCCTGCGCTGGTGGCGGCCTGCCGCGCCGCATCGGCGGTTTGCCGCACATTGGCCGCAATATGCTGCATCGAGGCCGCGGATTGCTCGAGGCTCGCCGCCTGCGATTCGGCGCGCGCCGAGAGCTTCTGGCTGCCCTCGGATACGGTCACCGTGGCCGCGCTCATGCGTGCCATCTGGTCGCGCGCGTCGCCGACGATGGCGCGCATGTTCAGGCTGACCTGGTTGACCGATTGTTCGAGCTTGCCGACCACGCCGGTGGGCTTCCAGGTGTTCTCGACTTTCTGCGTGAGATCGCCCATGGCGAGCCGCGTGGCCGCGCCGAGCAGACGGCGCAGCGGGAAAATGAACATGAAGCGCATGCGGTATTCGGCGAGCACGCCGAACGCCACGCAGGCCGCAAGGCCGATCGCCGTGCGCACGGGCGTGATCGACGATGCGCCGCCGTCGACGATAACCCCCGTGACCATGCCGGCCGCCGCGAGACCGCTCGTGAGCAAGTAGGTCTGCGTCTTCATGGTGGGATGCACGAAACGCGAAAGCCGTCCCACCATGTCCTTGCGAACAATCGCGCCTGCCTGCAGATGGTGTCTACGCCGGGCCGCTCTTTGCTCTATGAGCAAAGTTGCATACAGCGCTTCGGCGGCCCGCACCTGATCGCGCGAAGCGGCGGTGTGGACCGCCCGGTACGCAGCGACATGCTGCCCTTCGATGATGGGTGTCACGCCGATCTGCACCCAGCAATGCTGCCCATGGCTGAAGCGGTTCTTCAGCACGCCAATCCATGGCTCACGTCTTTTCAGCGTGGCCCACATGTCGCGATAGACCTCGGCCGGCATGTCGGGGTGGCGCACGACACTATGAGGGTGCCCGATCAGTGCCTCGCGGGGAAGGCCGCTGGCTTCGATGAATGCGTCGTTGCAGTAGGTGATCACGCCGCGCGTGTCGGTCGTGGAAACGAGCAATTTTCCGGGAGGGAGAGCGGCTTCTCCCTGATGGTTCGGCTTGGTCGATGGTTCAGTGTGCACTCGTAGTCTCCTTTGTTTTTGATTGGATTGTCCGGTCGTTCGCTGCTTATCGGCCGGCGCTTTCGATCATGAATGGTGCGATTCAATGCTATAAAGCCATGGCCGTGCGCAACGGGGCGATAAACGAACCGAAGCGCAGTGACGGGTCCCGGTTCGCAGTGGCTGAAATGCCCACGGCATAAGGATCGCGATGAAGGAAGAGATGCGAGCAAGCACTTTCGGCACGCGTTTGCATACACAACGCCCGATAAGTGATTCGCAAGCATCGCGAAGCAGATTCGATACGACCGTTCGAAATGCGCCTGGCAAAAGTCCGGCGGCCCCGGCGGACTCGCTTCCCGGACGCGCAGCAAGCGACGGAGCGCATACAATTGAGCCGGACACACTTAGAGTTGAACGGCGATGCGCATTCTTGTGATCGAAGACGAGCCGAAGACCGGCGCGTATCTGAAGAAGGGCTTCGAGGAATCCGGCTACGCCGTGGACGTTGCCGCGGACGGCGCCGAAGGCTTGATCCTCGCAAAGGAGGCCGCGTACGACGTGATCGTGCTCGACGTAATGCTGCCCGCCATGGACGGCTGGACGGTGCTCAAGACGCTGCGCACCACGCACACTACGCCGGTGCTCTTCCTCACCGCGCGCGACGATATCAGCGACCGCGTGAAGGGCCTCGAACTGGGCGCGGACGACTATCTCGTGAAGCCGTTCGCGTTTGTCGAACTGCTCGCGCGCGTGCGCACGCTGGCCCGCCGTGGCCCCCCGCGCGAGAGTGACGTGCTCATGCTAGGCGACCTCGAAGTGGACGTTACGCGCCGGCGCGTGAAACGCGGGGCGGCGCGCATCGACCTCACGCCGAAGGAGTTCTCGCTCCTGCAACTGCTCGTGCGCCGCCAGGGCGAAGTGCTGACACGCACGCAAATCGCTTCCTACGTGTGGGACATGAACTTCGACAGCGACACCAACGTCGTGGAAGTCGCGATCCGCCGCCTGCGCGCGAAGGTGGACGACGCGTTCGACGTCAAGCTGATCCACACGGTGCGCGGCGTGGGCTACGTCGCCGAGATCAAAGGGCACGCCTGATGCCGCGCATGGCGGTGCGCTCGCTCACCACAGGCCTCGCGCTCAGTTTCGCGGGCACGACGCTCGCGGTATTCGCGCTCGTCGGCAGCACGCTCTATTTCACGCTGGACCGCGAAGTGAAGCAGCAGGACGACCTCGATATCGTGCTGATTTCGCGGCACACGCGCCGCCTCGCGCAGGAACTGCGCACCGAGCACGACGTGCGTGAACATGCGGAGCGGCTCACGAGCCAGGTGCTTGGCAATCCCGCGCTTTCGATGGAAATTCTCGGCACCGGCGGGGCGCAACTGGCCGAGCACAACACGGCGGGCATTGCGGACGCGGCGTTTCCAGATGCGGCGCTCGCCCGGCGCCTCCCCCCGACGCAACGCATCACCGAAGGCGACGTCGTGGAGTGGCGCAACGTGCGCGGCGTGCCGGTGCGCGGACTCGCCACGGACGCCGCGCTTGCGGACGGCACGCCGGTCACCATCGTCATTGCGCGCGACATGACGGACCGCTGGCGCCTGCTCGACCACTATCGCGAGCGGCTCTATGGCTTCGGCCTGGCCGGCATGCTGCTCGCGTTCCTCATGAGCTGGCTGCTCGTGCGCGAGTCGCTGCGCCCGCTGCGCGAGATGGCGGCGCGCGCGGCCACGGTCACGGTGGACCGGCTCGATACGCCCATCGAAGTCGAGGGCGCGCCGAGCGAGCTGGAGGCGCTCACCAAGTCGCTCAATGCCATGCTCGAGCGCCTGCACGGCGGCTTCGAGCGCATGTCGCAATACACGGCGGATCTCGCGCACGACATGCGCACGCCGCTCGGCAACCTGCGCGGCGCGAACGAAGTCGCGCTGGCGCGCGAGCGCAGCACCGCCGAATACGAGGCGCTGCTCGAATCGAATCTGGAGGAATGCGAACGACTTTCACGCATGATCGAAAGCGTCATCTTTCTCGCGCGCGCGGAGCACCCGCAATTCATGACGACGCTCGCGGAATTCGACGTGCATGATGCGCTCACCCAGATTGCCGAGTACTTCGAAGGTCTCGCGGATGAGGCCGATGTACAGATCCGCGTGCAGGGCACGGGCCGCCTGCGCGCGGACAAGGAACTGTTCCGGCGCGCCGTGGGCAACCTGCTCGCCAATGCGCTGCGCTACACGCCGCGCGGCGCGCAAATCACCCTGAGCGTCGAACAGACGCCAACGGCCGTCGAGGTGACAGTCGCCAATCCGGGCACGCCCATCGACGCGGCGCTGCTCGAGCGTATTTTCGACCGCTTCTATCGCGCCGATGCGTCGCGCCACAGCGAGCCGCGCGCGGGCGCTTCGGCGGGGCTAGGGCTTGCGATCGTGCGCACGATCATGACGCTGCATGGCGGCTCCGCACGTGCCGAGAGCGATGCGGCGAGTACGCGTTTCATCCTGACGTTCGCGCGCCCTTAGCGCTCAGGTTGCTCAGTTCAGCGCGGTCCCAGCCGCCGCCGAGCGCCTCTAGCAACTGTACGCTCGCGTCGAGCCTTCTTCCCGCGATCAGTTCCTCGTTGCGCTCGTTCGAGAGCGCGATGGTCTGCGCGGTCACGACATCGAGATAGGTCACGGCGCCCGCCTGATAGCGGTTCGTGGTGAGCTTGAGCGAGAGTTGCGCGGCGACCGTGGCGCGCCGCTGGCTTTCGGCTTCGCTAGACAACGTATCGAGCGCGCTCAGGTTGTCCTCCACCTGCTGGAACGCCGTGAGCACGGTTTGGCGGTAGCCGGCCACGGCCGCGTCGTATTGCGCGTTCGCGCCTTTGAGCGTGGCGTCGCGGCGGCCGCCGTCGAAGAGCGTGCCCGCGAGTTGCGAACCGATCGACCAGAAGAGGCTCGGCGCGCTGAACCACGGCGCGAAGAACGTGCTTTCGAGGCCCGCCGTGGCGGAGAGCGTGAGGTCGGGATAAAAGGCCGCATGCGCCTCGCCGATTCTTGCATTCGCTGCCGCTACACGCCGTTCCGAAGCGGCGATATCGGGACGCCGTTCGAGCAGCGCCGAGGGCACGCCTGCGGGGATCGACGGCACGACGGCAGGATCGACGCGCGGCGGCAAACTGAACGTCGAAGCGGGAACGCCGATCAACGTGGCGATGGCGTGCTCGCGTTGCGCGCGCTGCACGTCGATGTCGCTGTCCGCCGTGCGAGCGCTTTCGAGCTGCGTTTGCGCCTGGGCGACGGCGGAGGCGTCGATCGCGCCATCAGCGAGCTGCTGCTGCACGATGCGAAGCGCGGCCGTGTACGCGGTCACCGTGTCGTCGAGCAGCTTCTTCTGGCGATCGAGCGAGCGCAAATCGAAGTAGTCCATAGCAAGCTGGCTCGTCATCGAAAGGCGTACCGATTCGAGGTCGGCTTCCGTGGCCTGCGCGTTGGCATGCGCCTCGGTGGTTGCGTCCTTCACGCGCCCGAACAGGTCGGGCTCCCAGCTCGCGGTGAGCCCCGTCGAATAGTCGGGAATCGTTTTGCCCGCAAGCGAGCGGTCCACGAGATTCTGCGAGGTCCGGTAGCGCTGCGCAGCCACGCCCGCCGTGACGACAGGCGCATAGCCCGCGCGTTGATAATCGATCATCGCGCGTGCCGCTTCGAGATTGGCGAGCGCCTGGCGCACGGTCTGGTTCGATACATCCACGCGGGCTTCGAGCTGGTCGAGGTCGTTGTCGCCGAAGACGGTCCACCAGGGGCCGCGTGGTTTGGCGTCGGCGGGCGCAGCGACGGTCCAGCCGGGCGCCGCTGCGGGTTGTGGTGTTTGTGTGGCGTAGTGCGCGGGTACATCCACCGAGGGCGTGCTGTAGTGCGGCAATGTGGTGCACGCCGCGAGCGATGCCGCTGTGCAGACTACGGCGATCCGGCGCAGCGTGGGGAGAGGGCGTTCGAACATGGTGAGC harbors:
- a CDS encoding heavy metal sensor histidine kinase, with the protein product MAVRSLTTGLALSFAGTTLAVFALVGSTLYFTLDREVKQQDDLDIVLISRHTRRLAQELRTEHDVREHAERLTSQVLGNPALSMEILGTGGAQLAEHNTAGIADAAFPDAALARRLPPTQRITEGDVVEWRNVRGVPVRGLATDAALADGTPVTIVIARDMTDRWRLLDHYRERLYGFGLAGMLLAFLMSWLLVRESLRPLREMAARAATVTVDRLDTPIEVEGAPSELEALTKSLNAMLERLHGGFERMSQYTADLAHDMRTPLGNLRGANEVALARERSTAEYEALLESNLEECERLSRMIESVIFLARAEHPQFMTTLAEFDVHDALTQIAEYFEGLADEADVQIRVQGTGRLRADKELFRRAVGNLLANALRYTPRGAQITLSVEQTPTAVEVTVANPGTPIDAALLERIFDRFYRADASRHSEPRAGASAGLGLAIVRTIMTLHGGSARAESDAASTRFILTFARP
- a CDS encoding efflux transporter outer membrane subunit encodes the protein MFERPLPTLRRIAVVCTAASLAACTTLPHYSTPSVDVPAHYATQTPQPAAAPGWTVAAPADAKPRGPWWTVFGDNDLDQLEARVDVSNQTVRQALANLEAARAMIDYQRAGYAPVVTAGVAAQRYRTSQNLVDRSLAGKTIPDYSTGLTASWEPDLFGRVKDATTEAHANAQATEADLESVRLSMTSQLAMDYFDLRSLDRQKKLLDDTVTAYTAALRIVQQQLADGAIDASAVAQAQTQLESARTADSDIDVQRAQREHAIATLIGVPASTFSLPPRVDPAVVPSIPAGVPSALLERRPDIAASERRVAAANARIGEAHAAFYPDLTLSATAGLESTFFAPWFSAPSLFWSIGSQLAGTLFDGGRRDATLKGANAQYDAAVAGYRQTVLTAFQQVEDNLSALDTLSSEAESQRRATVAAQLSLKLTTNRYQAGAVTYLDVVTAQTIALSNERNEELIAGRRLDASVQLLEALGGGWDRAELSNLSAKGARTSG